In Candidatus Endomicrobium procryptotermitis, the following proteins share a genomic window:
- a CDS encoding radical SAM protein has protein sequence MAFFNNQINLIKDECKEQKQWINSKSAEQEQRYKKEIINIIHKIIPLPYLKSFLVHLVDECNLKCWGCDHFSPLAEGGYLKIEDFEKDIKRISELTESKVNRIALMGGEPLLHPNVSDFFKMTRNYFPKTSIVLVTNGILLNHQPDKFWIECKENNIQIENTVYPIDINIERIENTADKYHVNFIPYGCTVEKTKTSYHIPLDLEGKGNCAENFAYCFHANNCIMLKKGKIYTCSIAPNIEHFNKYFNTNVPSSERDGIDIYKVNKIDEILDFLAKPIPFCKYCNIQKRSFNHPWKTSKKEILEWTVNDDTKK, from the coding sequence ATGGCATTTTTTAACAATCAAATAAATTTAATAAAAGATGAATGTAAAGAGCAAAAGCAATGGATAAACTCAAAGTCGGCAGAACAAGAACAAAGATATAAAAAAGAAATAATAAATATCATACATAAAATAATACCACTGCCATATCTGAAGAGTTTTTTAGTACATTTAGTTGATGAATGCAATCTCAAATGCTGGGGCTGTGATCATTTTTCTCCGTTGGCAGAAGGCGGATATTTAAAAATTGAAGACTTTGAAAAAGACATAAAAAGAATTTCAGAGTTGACTGAAAGTAAAGTAAACAGAATAGCTCTTATGGGAGGGGAACCACTTTTACACCCGAATGTATCTGATTTTTTTAAAATGACAAGAAACTATTTCCCAAAAACTTCAATAGTGCTGGTGACAAATGGTATTTTACTTAATCATCAACCAGATAAATTTTGGATTGAATGTAAAGAAAACAATATACAAATAGAAAACACAGTATATCCTATTGATATAAATATAGAAAGAATAGAAAATACCGCAGACAAATACCATGTTAATTTCATTCCATACGGATGCACCGTGGAGAAAACAAAAACATCATATCATATACCTTTGGATTTAGAAGGCAAAGGAAACTGTGCCGAAAATTTTGCATACTGTTTTCATGCAAACAATTGTATCATGCTTAAAAAAGGAAAAATATACACTTGTTCTATAGCGCCGAATATTGAACATTTTAATAAATATTTCAACACCAATGTTCCTTCAAGCGAAAGGGACGGCATAGATATATATAAAGTCAATAAAATCGATGAAATATTAGACTTTTTGGCTAAACCCATACCTTTTTGCAAATACTGCAATATACAAAAACGTTCTTTCAACCATCCATGGAAAACTTCAAAGAAAGAAATTTTAGAATGGACTGTTAATGATGATACGAAAAAATAA
- a CDS encoding glycosyltransferase, with translation MHACKVSVIIPIYNIEKYLAHCLDSITNQTLKDIEIICVNDGSTDNSPMILEQYASKDSRIKIINTQNYGLPSARNSGLKKAAGEYISFIDGDDWVDLNFLETLYSAANAASADIARAPYKECFGNRYVDAYIVPLFKRRFFENKYLGVNEHSVIVWNSIYRRDLLKSVFGDGDYFDKTILRAEDIPFTARTSFAAKKIIPVVDTYYYYRRNVENQLSIFSVKRAKSIVLANKIVVNFINSINTKTISNYLEAFNRVIWRYDDTFHQIIKIKEFTNDSQQSYVNCFIEEFHKCKYKDEFLKNYNKPYFIFLINKDIKGYINFCRMKKIRNFIRKIFSIDSKDSKKIFRILGIKIQFKYQTMDVKKKLSD, from the coding sequence ATGCATGCATGCAAAGTGTCGGTAATTATTCCAATTTACAATATTGAAAAATATTTAGCACATTGTTTAGATAGCATAACAAATCAAACTCTAAAAGATATTGAAATTATATGCGTCAATGATGGTTCTACCGATAATTCTCCTATGATTTTAGAGCAGTATGCATCTAAAGACAGCCGTATTAAAATAATTAACACGCAAAACTACGGACTTCCTTCGGCAAGAAACAGCGGATTAAAAAAAGCAGCAGGAGAATATATCAGTTTTATTGATGGAGACGATTGGGTTGACTTGAACTTTCTTGAGACATTATATAGCGCCGCAAATGCCGCCAGCGCTGATATCGCACGTGCGCCATATAAAGAGTGTTTTGGCAATAGATATGTTGACGCATATATAGTTCCTTTATTTAAACGCAGATTTTTTGAAAATAAATATCTCGGCGTAAACGAACATTCTGTAATCGTTTGGAATTCTATATACAGACGCGATTTGTTAAAAAGTGTATTTGGCGACGGTGATTATTTTGACAAAACGATTTTGAGGGCTGAAGATATTCCTTTCACAGCGCGAACATCCTTTGCAGCAAAAAAAATTATTCCCGTAGTCGATACATATTACTACTATAGAAGGAATGTAGAAAATCAGCTCAGCATTTTTTCTGTTAAAAGGGCTAAAAGTATTGTTTTAGCAAATAAAATTGTTGTGAATTTTATAAATTCAATAAATACAAAAACAATAAGTAACTATCTTGAAGCATTTAATAGAGTAATCTGGCGTTATGATGACACTTTCCATCAAATTATAAAAATAAAAGAATTCACAAACGATTCTCAACAATCCTATGTAAACTGTTTTATTGAAGAATTTCATAAGTGTAAATATAAAGATGAATTCTTAAAAAATTACAATAAACCTTATTTTATATTTTTAATTAATAAGGATATAAAAGGCTATATTAATTTTTGCAGAATGAAAAAAATAAGAAACTTTATCAGAAAAATATTTTCAATTGACAGTAAAGATTCTAAAAAAATTTTTCGAATCTTAGGCATTAAAATACAATTTAAGTATCAGACGATGGATGTAAAAAAGAAATTGTCAGATTAA
- a CDS encoding glycosyltransferase, translating to MIKVSVIIPIYNMEEYLSECLDSILRQSLKDIEIICIDDGSMDNTLVLIKIYAEKDKRIKLFTQKNKGAGAARNNGIKMSVGEFVIFMDPDDFYPENTILEKLYDNAVKNDVQICGGSFSTIDKHGNINYVYHNNYVKYTFTKNEKIQYSDYQFDYGYHRFIYNRDFLIRNNIFFPDLKRFQDPPFFINTMIKAKEFYAIKDVVYRYRNGYKSIEWTNEKILHLLEGLTYNLQTSKQHDLWKLHYLTFDRFVKEFIPKLSSIRIWQFFFKLIKIRLIIDRKYVNTVFYRKFRRFIINVFFETILSVKSNSDYHIVFTLFGIQFKFFKKMQFDSTIRIAILNNQGFGDCLMETAFWSEVKKQIPNITIDYFTRSYAAFARNPLFDMTAPYIQKPNYKKYDLVLLNDRLYIVKKYNNTKIKAKAPLLAGYIDETVKIVKSLSNMNYSIIANFAALFGKNRRGHFDIHDIFSYDTNTKPYISWDLDAFAVLEKYKLKQYITLSRAVDSIFENGHIKMWPLEYYNKLAKSLKKKYPDIKLVQLGANNDYGLIEGVDINLLSKTSFDELNVLLKYSLLHIDSEGGLVHLKNALGGKSCIMFGPTSSDIFGYCENINIESTACRNACSHLLKHWQQRCPRGFNEPVCMYSIKPKNVASRVKSFINSLETKRYEFQFRNKENLVNLLNSLCNRIALLTDNPSQWLCEIEHNKNIIDIYTTDTRQVYNVRQKIYSNHHFYQRFDYNITKPENTYDFIFVDINNEVKYEDFFYMELCRVLKNNGKCLIVSEEEFEYLLEFNKQNNSITRIRVNNACMQSVGNYSNLQY from the coding sequence ATGATAAAAGTTTCCGTTATAATTCCCATATATAATATGGAAGAATATTTATCCGAATGTCTTGACAGCATTTTAAGACAATCTTTGAAGGATATAGAAATCATTTGTATTGACGACGGCTCAATGGACAACACACTCGTTTTAATAAAAATATATGCCGAAAAAGATAAAAGAATAAAATTATTTACACAGAAAAACAAAGGCGCGGGAGCTGCGCGAAATAACGGAATAAAAATGTCCGTAGGAGAATTTGTCATTTTTATGGACCCCGATGATTTCTATCCCGAGAATACAATCTTGGAAAAACTATATGATAATGCCGTTAAAAATGACGTACAAATCTGCGGAGGTTCTTTCAGTACTATAGATAAACACGGCAATATAAATTACGTCTATCATAATAATTACGTTAAATACACTTTTACAAAAAATGAAAAAATACAATATTCCGATTATCAATTTGATTACGGATATCACAGGTTTATTTATAATAGAGATTTTCTTATTAGAAATAATATTTTTTTCCCTGATTTAAAACGTTTTCAAGACCCTCCTTTTTTTATAAACACAATGATAAAAGCTAAAGAGTTTTATGCAATCAAAGACGTGGTTTACAGATATAGAAACGGATATAAGAGTATAGAATGGACGAATGAAAAAATTTTGCATCTTTTGGAAGGACTGACTTATAATCTACAAACCTCAAAGCAACACGATTTATGGAAACTGCACTATCTCACATTTGACAGATTTGTAAAAGAATTTATTCCTAAATTGTCCAGCATACGCATATGGCAATTTTTTTTCAAACTGATTAAAATACGATTAATAATTGATCGTAAGTATGTCAATACAGTTTTTTATAGAAAGTTCAGACGATTCATTATTAATGTTTTTTTTGAAACGATTTTATCGGTCAAGTCGAATTCCGATTATCATATTGTATTCACCCTATTTGGTATTCAGTTTAAGTTTTTTAAAAAAATGCAGTTTGATTCCACAATAAGGATTGCCATTTTAAATAATCAGGGATTCGGCGACTGTTTAATGGAAACGGCTTTTTGGAGCGAAGTAAAAAAACAAATTCCAAATATAACTATTGATTATTTTACACGCAGTTATGCAGCATTTGCTAGAAATCCACTTTTTGATATGACAGCACCTTATATCCAGAAACCAAATTATAAAAAATATGACTTAGTTTTGCTTAATGACAGACTTTATATAGTCAAAAAATATAATAACACTAAAATAAAAGCCAAAGCACCTCTTTTGGCTGGGTATATTGATGAAACCGTAAAAATAGTAAAATCTCTCTCTAATATGAATTATTCTATTATTGCAAATTTTGCCGCCTTATTTGGGAAAAACAGAAGAGGGCATTTCGATATACATGATATTTTCTCTTACGATACAAATACCAAACCTTATATTTCATGGGATTTAGACGCCTTTGCAGTATTAGAAAAATATAAATTAAAACAATATATAACCCTATCACGCGCAGTCGATAGCATATTTGAAAACGGACATATAAAAATGTGGCCACTTGAATATTATAATAAATTGGCTAAATCACTAAAGAAAAAATATCCCGATATAAAACTTGTGCAGCTTGGAGCAAATAACGATTACGGTTTAATTGAAGGGGTAGATATTAACTTGCTTTCAAAAACTTCTTTTGATGAACTTAATGTTTTATTGAAATATTCTTTATTGCATATTGATTCTGAAGGAGGGCTGGTACACTTAAAAAATGCTTTAGGCGGCAAATCATGCATTATGTTTGGACCTACTTCTTCCGATATTTTTGGATATTGTGAGAATATCAATATTGAATCAACCGCTTGTAGAAATGCATGTTCGCATCTGTTAAAACACTGGCAGCAAAGATGCCCGCGCGGCTTCAATGAACCTGTTTGTATGTATTCTATAAAGCCTAAAAATGTAGCAAGCAGAGTCAAGTCTTTTATTAATTCTCTTGAAACAAAGAGATATGAGTTCCAATTTAGAAATAAAGAAAATTTAGTTAATCTGTTGAATTCTTTATGTAATCGAATTGCTTTACTTACCGATAATCCGTCTCAATGGCTTTGCGAAATCGAGCATAACAAAAATATTATAGATATTTATACCACCGATACAAGACAAGTATACAACGTTAGACAAAAAATATATTCAAATCATCATTTCTATCAACGTTTTGATTACAATATTACAAAACCAGAAAATACATACGATTTTATTTTTGTCGATATTAATAATGAAGTAAAATATGAAGATTTCTTTTATATGGAATTATGCAGAGTTCTAAAAAATAATGGAAAATGTTTAATTGTTTCCGAAGAAGAATTTGAATATTTATTAGAGTTTAATAAGCAAAATAATAGTATCACGCGTATAAGGGTTAACAATGCATGCATGCAAAGTGTCGGTAATTATTCCAATTTACAATATTGA
- the ychF gene encoding redox-regulated ATPase YchF: MKLGIVGLPNVGKSTLFNAITKAGAETANYPFCTIDPNIGVVAVPDERLDFLEKLYKSKKKVPAAVEFVDIAGLVKGASKGEGLGNQFLAHIRETAAIVHVVRCFESGDITHVMGGVDPLRDIDIIDTELILADMEAVTKKLERLEKGIRLNDKKILAERELAVKVKAHLEAGNPARTLELSEDEKIILRDFFLITQKPVLYACNVSENDLPQMRNRGVESVGEKAEKEQSQSIPICAKIEAELSELSDSDQKAFLKDLGLEEPGLKRLVKAGYFLLGLTTFLTAGEDETRAWTIKKGFLAPQAAGVIHTDFERGFIRAEVMSYDDLYRLGSEKAVKDAGLLRSEGKDYIVKDGDIIEFRFNVTK, translated from the coding sequence ATGAAACTTGGCATTGTCGGACTTCCCAATGTAGGTAAATCGACTTTATTTAATGCAATTACGAAAGCGGGCGCAGAAACGGCAAATTATCCATTCTGCACTATAGATCCGAATATAGGCGTTGTTGCTGTCCCCGATGAAAGATTGGACTTTCTCGAAAAACTTTACAAATCCAAAAAAAAAGTACCTGCGGCAGTCGAATTTGTGGATATTGCAGGTCTTGTGAAAGGCGCTTCAAAAGGGGAAGGATTGGGCAATCAGTTTTTGGCTCATATAAGAGAGACCGCAGCCATTGTGCATGTCGTAAGATGTTTTGAAAGTGGAGACATTACGCATGTCATGGGTGGAGTGGACCCTTTAAGGGATATTGACATTATTGATACCGAACTTATTCTTGCTGATATGGAAGCCGTAACAAAAAAACTCGAAAGACTTGAAAAAGGCATTAGGCTTAATGATAAAAAAATATTGGCTGAAAGAGAACTTGCCGTAAAAGTAAAAGCTCATCTCGAAGCGGGAAACCCTGCAAGAACTTTGGAACTTTCCGAGGATGAAAAAATAATTTTAAGAGATTTTTTTCTTATAACGCAAAAGCCTGTTTTGTATGCGTGTAATGTTTCTGAAAACGATCTTCCGCAAATGCGTAATCGTGGAGTTGAAAGTGTTGGAGAAAAAGCCGAAAAAGAACAGTCTCAGTCCATACCAATATGTGCAAAAATAGAAGCGGAACTCTCGGAGTTATCCGATAGTGATCAGAAAGCTTTTTTAAAAGATTTGGGGCTTGAAGAACCCGGACTCAAGCGTTTGGTAAAAGCAGGATATTTTCTTTTGGGGCTTACCACATTTTTGACAGCAGGTGAGGACGAAACACGTGCTTGGACTATAAAAAAAGGGTTTCTTGCGCCGCAGGCCGCCGGAGTCATACATACGGATTTTGAAAGAGGTTTTATCAGAGCTGAAGTTATGAGTTATGATGATTTATACAGACTTGGCAGCGAAAAAGCCGTAAAAGACGCCGGCCTTTTGAGAAGCGAAGGCAAAGATTATATTGTCAAAGACGGCGATATTATAGAATTTAGGTTTAACGTTACAAAATAA
- a CDS encoding ABC transporter ATP-binding protein/permease — protein MLNIKNELGLSDEGYKDFKRAVKSNALSNLSLTIPFVVIIQTIITLLNPFLDGAASLDKTRLWLLFGFGLFGAVLYCLAYRSEYGKTYTVAYAEAEKIRIETAERIRRLPLSFFNRKDIAQLTTNIMADCAVIEHVMSHVAPILCGTIVSDIIICALLAFYDWRMALALFAALPISFFIVIGSRKIQEFFGERIVGIKLAASGHIQEYFEGIKAVKAFGLYGEKSFALNEALKNMKNEAIKFEGIAGAFIVLASMILQTGIGLVVLVGVFLLTQGNLSVIAFLIFIIISAKIYSPLIVILTLLPEFFYFLISTKRMQQVRHEPIMTGETNCKFENFNIELNNVSFAYGDKDVIKNLNLSIKQGGITAFVGPSGSGKSTLSRLIARFWDAREGEIRIGGIDIRNVEPEALMRHISFVFQDVVLFNDTIINNIRIGKEGATDEETFAAAKAARCQTFIDKLPKRYDTLIGENGSTLSGGERQRISIARAFLKNAPILLLDEATASLDPENEAEIQEAVSELVKNKTVIIIAHRLRTVLGVDKIAVIDNGRLIEEGDAKTLLEKGGLFARLYKIQQENLGWSMTAV, from the coding sequence ATGCTTAATATTAAAAACGAGCTTGGACTTTCTGACGAAGGTTATAAGGATTTTAAGCGGGCAGTAAAATCAAACGCTCTTTCAAACCTTTCGCTGACAATACCTTTTGTAGTAATTATTCAAACGATAATAACGCTGCTCAATCCATTTTTAGACGGCGCGGCGTCTTTAGACAAAACAAGGCTTTGGCTGCTGTTTGGGTTTGGGCTGTTTGGCGCGGTTTTATATTGTCTTGCATATCGCAGTGAGTATGGCAAAACATATACGGTCGCATACGCCGAAGCGGAAAAAATAAGAATTGAAACAGCCGAACGCATTAGGCGGCTGCCTTTGAGTTTTTTTAATAGAAAAGACATTGCACAGCTGACTACAAATATTATGGCAGACTGTGCGGTAATAGAACACGTGATGAGCCATGTTGCGCCGATACTTTGCGGGACTATCGTTTCTGATATAATAATCTGCGCGCTTTTAGCTTTTTACGATTGGCGTATGGCTTTAGCTTTGTTTGCCGCTTTGCCGATTTCGTTTTTTATTGTAATTGGAAGCAGGAAAATACAGGAATTTTTTGGGGAACGCATAGTCGGCATTAAACTTGCGGCGTCTGGGCATATACAGGAATATTTTGAAGGCATTAAAGCTGTCAAGGCGTTTGGGCTTTATGGAGAAAAATCCTTTGCGCTCAACGAAGCGCTCAAAAATATGAAAAATGAAGCGATAAAATTTGAAGGCATCGCAGGCGCTTTTATCGTTCTTGCGTCAATGATTTTGCAAACTGGCATCGGGCTTGTCGTTCTTGTCGGAGTATTTCTTTTAACGCAGGGAAATCTTAGCGTTATAGCTTTTCTTATCTTTATCATTATCAGCGCAAAAATTTATTCCCCGCTGATTGTCATTCTTACGCTGCTTCCGGAATTTTTTTATTTTTTAATCTCTACTAAACGTATGCAGCAGGTAAGACACGAACCAATTATGACGGGAGAAACAAACTGTAAGTTTGAAAATTTCAATATAGAGCTAAACAACGTAAGTTTTGCCTACGGCGACAAAGACGTTATAAAAAATTTAAATCTTTCGATAAAGCAGGGCGGCATTACCGCTTTTGTCGGACCTTCGGGCAGCGGAAAAAGCACATTGTCGCGTTTAATTGCCCGTTTCTGGGACGCAAGAGAAGGAGAAATTCGCATCGGCGGCATAGATATAAGAAACGTTGAACCTGAAGCACTAATGCGCCATATAAGTTTTGTATTTCAAGACGTAGTTTTGTTTAACGATACGATTATAAACAATATCCGCATAGGAAAAGAAGGCGCGACCGATGAAGAAACATTTGCCGCGGCAAAAGCAGCGCGCTGCCAAACTTTTATAGATAAACTGCCAAAACGATATGATACTCTTATCGGCGAAAACGGCTCGACATTATCTGGAGGCGAAAGGCAGCGCATTTCCATTGCCCGCGCTTTTTTAAAAAACGCTCCGATTTTACTCTTAGACGAAGCGACCGCGTCCCTTGACCCTGAAAACGAAGCGGAAATACAAGAAGCCGTTTCAGAACTTGTAAAAAACAAAACGGTTATAATCATAGCTCACAGGCTGCGCACTGTGCTTGGCGTTGACAAAATAGCGGTTATTGACAATGGGCGTCTTATAGAAGAAGGCGATGCAAAAACTCTGCTTGAAAAAGGCGGACTTTTTGCAAGACTTTATAAAATTCAACAAGAAAATCTAGGCTGGAGCATGACGGCAGTTTAG
- a CDS encoding TerC/Alx family metal homeostasis membrane protein, whose amino-acid sequence MWILFWVVVSAALFADLVVLNRHSGNVSMKEAAVMVCAWVGLALSFGVVVYFAFTPEKALEYITSYIIEYSLSVDNMFVFLMIFSYFSVPKHHQPKVLIYGIMGAVLLRFLFVFIGVQLINLFSWVIYVFGTILILTSVKMIVKKDEDIDPSKNIAYKILKKIYPFKTDHSTNKFFLKENGVLYATPMLASVAVVEMSDIIFAIDSIPAVLSISRDTFIIYTSNIFAIIGLRSLYFLLSNLASQFKFLQYGVAVILFFVGIKMVISHFWHIPTPLSLAVIVIILAASIIISKIFDKRPL is encoded by the coding sequence ATGTGGATACTTTTCTGGGTTGTTGTCTCTGCGGCTTTGTTTGCGGATCTTGTAGTTTTAAACAGACATAGCGGAAACGTAAGCATGAAAGAAGCTGCCGTCATGGTATGCGCTTGGGTCGGGCTGGCTTTGTCTTTCGGTGTGGTTGTTTATTTTGCATTTACCCCGGAGAAAGCTTTAGAATATATTACAAGCTATATAATCGAATACTCACTTTCTGTGGATAATATGTTCGTGTTTCTTATGATTTTTTCTTATTTTTCCGTGCCAAAACATCATCAGCCGAAAGTTTTAATATACGGAATCATGGGTGCAGTTTTGCTGAGATTTTTATTTGTTTTTATAGGTGTGCAGCTTATAAATCTTTTCAGCTGGGTAATATATGTTTTTGGGACGATTCTAATCTTGACCTCGGTAAAAATGATTGTAAAAAAAGATGAAGACATTGATCCGTCAAAAAATATAGCGTATAAAATTTTGAAAAAAATATATCCTTTCAAAACAGATCACAGTACGAACAAATTTTTTTTAAAAGAAAACGGAGTTTTATACGCCACGCCTATGCTTGCTTCTGTGGCGGTAGTTGAGATGAGCGACATAATATTTGCCATAGATTCCATTCCGGCTGTTTTGTCAATATCGAGGGACACTTTTATAATATATACTTCAAATATTTTTGCAATTATAGGATTGAGATCTTTATATTTTTTGCTTTCAAATCTTGCCTCGCAGTTTAAATTTTTACAATATGGAGTTGCGGTCATATTGTTTTTTGTCGGTATTAAAATGGTAATTTCTCATTTTTGGCATATACCTACGCCTTTATCTCTTGCTGTAATTGTAATCATACTGGCCGCATCTATAATTATTTCAAAAATATTTGATAAAAGACCTTTATAA
- a CDS encoding GNAT family N-acetyltransferase gives MEIIPVETQELIDITEKIAYEIWREHYASIITDEQIEYMLENFQSAEVIAKQISMQNYKYFLMKSQEGSFEGYFAIAADKEHIFLSKIYVRKSRRGKGYGKKAVFFIKDFAEENNFKSIFLTVNKNNINSIETYKKIGFYIEEEIKQDIGNGFFMDDYKMRLVV, from the coding sequence ATGGAAATCATACCTGTAGAAACTCAGGAATTGATAGATATAACCGAAAAAATAGCTTACGAAATATGGCGTGAACATTATGCCTCGATTATTACCGATGAACAGATAGAGTATATGCTTGAAAATTTTCAGTCTGCCGAGGTTATTGCGAAACAAATATCGATGCAAAATTATAAATATTTTCTTATGAAAAGTCAGGAAGGTTCTTTTGAGGGATATTTTGCCATAGCTGCGGACAAAGAGCATATTTTTTTAAGTAAAATTTACGTACGCAAAAGCAGAAGAGGAAAAGGTTACGGGAAAAAAGCCGTTTTCTTTATAAAAGATTTTGCTGAGGAAAATAATTTTAAAAGCATCTTTCTTACCGTTAACAAAAATAATATAAATTCAATCGAAACCTATAAAAAAATCGGATTTTATATAGAGGAAGAAATAAAGCAGGATATAGGAAACGGTTTTTTTATGGACGATTATAAAATGCGGCTTGTGGTATAA
- a CDS encoding response regulator, which produces MLNTKNTAADGKSNKKPDYEGKYILVAEDTEINREIIKAFLQNTKVRIDFAVNGIEAVNMFKENPDRYGLILMDVQMPKMDGLEATRKIRSLDFGKAKNIPIIALTANIFNEDIQECLNAGMNSHIGKPIDMDSMFVTFRKYMPESNDKAPHCNELDYLSLFPYINFKEGLERVMNDKELYLQLLGSFEGKKLLDMLIDNINNKDFKTAAFSAHTIKGIAASLGFSALKELSEEIESKAKLGQDLRCYIEKITKVINKTLDLTAELIKSQKS; this is translated from the coding sequence ATGTTAAATACAAAAAATACGGCAGCAGACGGAAAGTCTAACAAAAAACCCGATTATGAAGGAAAATATATTCTTGTGGCCGAGGATACGGAAATTAACAGGGAAATAATTAAAGCTTTTTTACAGAACACAAAAGTAAGAATTGATTTTGCCGTTAATGGAATAGAAGCCGTAAATATGTTCAAAGAAAATCCCGACAGATACGGATTAATTCTTATGGATGTGCAAATGCCGAAAATGGACGGCTTGGAAGCCACCAGAAAAATCCGTTCTTTAGATTTTGGAAAAGCAAAAAATATTCCTATAATAGCTTTAACGGCAAACATTTTTAACGAAGACATACAAGAATGTCTCAACGCGGGAATGAACAGCCATATCGGAAAACCTATTGATATGGACAGCATGTTTGTTACGTTCAGAAAATATATGCCGGAAAGCAACGATAAAGCACCACACTGCAATGAGCTGGACTACTTGTCTTTGTTTCCTTATATAAACTTTAAAGAAGGTCTTGAAAGGGTTATGAATGATAAAGAGCTTTACTTGCAGCTTTTAGGTAGTTTTGAAGGAAAAAAGCTGCTTGATATGTTAATAGATAATATAAACAACAAAGATTTTAAAACGGCAGCTTTTAGCGCTCATACCATAAAAGGAATTGCGGCAAGTTTAGGGTTTTCCGCCTTGAAGGAATTGTCAGAAGAAATAGAATCAAAGGCAAAGCTTGGACAAGACCTTCGGTGCTATATTGAGAAAATTACAAAAGTGATAAACAAAACGCTCGATTTGACAGCCGAACTTATAAAGAGCCAAAAATCTTAG
- a CDS encoding nitroreductase family protein translates to MKSLDEIIKNRKSVRKYLNKPVEKEKIMQMLEAARLAPSACNAQPWKFVVVANAELKEDIFNEGLNNLIVTNKWADSAPVIIVVCSQTKFIVHNVAEKIQDVNYHLIDLGIACEHLVLKAEELGLGTCYIGWFRGKEIKKILNLPFSYKIECLITLGYGDEPVQKEAVRKSLEEIAEFK, encoded by the coding sequence ATGAAAAGTTTAGATGAAATAATTAAAAACCGCAAAAGTGTAAGAAAATATCTGAATAAACCCGTAGAAAAAGAAAAAATTATGCAAATGCTTGAAGCAGCACGACTTGCACCTTCAGCTTGCAATGCGCAGCCATGGAAATTTGTCGTCGTGGCAAATGCTGAGTTAAAAGAGGATATTTTTAATGAGGGATTAAACAATCTTATTGTTACGAACAAATGGGCGGATTCCGCTCCCGTAATAATAGTTGTGTGCAGCCAAACAAAATTTATCGTGCACAATGTCGCCGAAAAAATTCAGGATGTCAACTACCATCTTATAGATTTGGGGATAGCCTGTGAACATCTTGTATTGAAAGCCGAAGAACTTGGTTTGGGAACATGCTATATCGGATGGTTCAGAGGTAAAGAAATTAAGAAAATTTTAAATCTGCCATTTTCTTATAAAATCGAATGCCTGATTACTTTAGGCTATGGCGACGAACCCGTTCAAAAAGAAGCTGTCAGAAAATCTTTAGAAGAAATAGCGGAGTTTAAATAA